The following proteins are co-located in the Brachybacterium sacelli genome:
- a CDS encoding phosphatase PAP2 family protein yields the protein MRHRRSPATSHPLLLLGAVLLLAGTAVLALLLVRGMTYRGAVAAAAELPSAVRTGIAGISEHGILGLMVMFGIAILHARRQGPPALARGLAAGAGVVLAYLASETIKVLVAELRPCRNFAVETITACPDAADWSWPSNHATISAAIAVAVAVMSARLAFGALPLAGLIALSRVLVGVHYPHDVLAGAVLGALVVLLVTRWGAPMVQRGLEASHRVPLLERTPAGRRPPGDHRGILERAQSARTYTRWRTGLLRSSSSLVPSTSRT from the coding sequence ATGCGACATCGACGCTCCCCCGCCACCTCCCACCCGCTCCTGCTGCTCGGGGCGGTGCTCCTCCTCGCCGGGACGGCGGTCCTCGCCCTGCTGCTCGTGCGCGGGATGACCTACCGTGGCGCCGTCGCAGCAGCCGCCGAGCTGCCCTCTGCCGTCCGCACCGGGATCGCCGGCATCTCCGAGCACGGGATCCTCGGCCTGATGGTGATGTTCGGGATCGCGATCCTGCACGCGCGCCGCCAGGGTCCGCCCGCGCTGGCCCGGGGGCTCGCGGCCGGAGCAGGCGTGGTCCTCGCGTATCTGGCCAGCGAGACGATCAAGGTGCTCGTGGCCGAGCTGCGGCCGTGCCGGAACTTCGCGGTCGAGACGATCACGGCCTGCCCGGACGCCGCGGACTGGTCCTGGCCCAGCAACCACGCGACCATCTCGGCCGCGATCGCGGTGGCGGTGGCGGTGATGTCCGCCCGCCTGGCCTTCGGTGCGCTCCCGCTCGCCGGGCTCATCGCCCTCAGCCGAGTCCTCGTCGGGGTCCATTACCCGCACGACGTCCTCGCCGGCGCCGTGCTGGGAGCGCTCGTCGTCCTGCTCGTGACCAGGTGGGGCGCTCCCATGGTCCAGCGCGGTCTCGAGGCGTCCCACCGCGTCCCGCTGCTCGAGCGCACACCGGCCGGGCGCCGTCCGCCCGGCGATCACCGCGGCATCCTCGAGCGGGCTCAGAGCGCCCGGACGTACACGCGGTGGCGCACGGGACTGCTGCGCTCGTCGTCCTCGCTGGTACCGAGCACGTCCCGCACGTAG
- the aroB gene encoding 3-dehydroquinate synthase codes for MSSTVIPVTTPTGGYDVRVGRGILADVPGLVPQRVRRVVIVHQPSLREVAEEVRAAIAETGRDTFAAEVPDGEEAKTAQVAGFLWGVCGQAEIGRHDLVVSLGGGAATDLAGFVAASWLRGVDVLQIPTTVAAMVDAAVGGKTGINTAEGKNLVGAFHPPLAVLADLDVLAGLGAHDVAAGLAEVVKGGFIADPRILEIIEEDPRAVLDVSTDAFREVVERKIRVKAEVVSADLTEQGDREILNYGHTLGHAIERNERYQWRHGAAVSVGMMFAAELSHLAGKLSEDEVDRHRRVLTSLGLPITYRDRQWPKLEDAMKRDKKTRAGLLRFVVLDRIGTVSRLEGPDPALLLSAYAAITAD; via the coding sequence ATGAGTTCCACCGTGATCCCCGTGACCACCCCGACCGGCGGGTACGACGTCCGCGTCGGCCGGGGGATCCTCGCCGACGTCCCTGGGCTGGTCCCTCAGCGGGTGCGACGGGTGGTGATCGTCCACCAGCCGAGTCTGCGGGAGGTCGCCGAGGAGGTCCGCGCCGCGATCGCCGAGACCGGACGGGACACCTTCGCCGCCGAGGTGCCCGACGGGGAGGAGGCCAAGACCGCCCAGGTCGCAGGCTTCCTCTGGGGCGTGTGCGGCCAGGCGGAGATCGGACGCCACGATCTGGTCGTCAGTCTCGGCGGCGGGGCCGCCACCGACCTGGCCGGCTTCGTCGCCGCCTCCTGGCTGCGCGGTGTCGACGTGCTGCAGATCCCCACCACGGTGGCCGCCATGGTCGACGCCGCCGTCGGCGGGAAGACCGGGATCAACACCGCCGAGGGCAAGAACCTCGTCGGCGCCTTCCATCCGCCGCTCGCGGTCCTCGCCGATCTCGACGTGCTCGCCGGTCTCGGCGCGCACGACGTCGCCGCCGGGCTCGCCGAGGTCGTCAAGGGCGGGTTCATCGCCGATCCGCGGATCCTCGAGATCATCGAGGAGGACCCCCGCGCCGTGCTCGACGTCTCCACCGACGCCTTCCGCGAGGTCGTCGAGCGCAAGATCCGGGTCAAGGCGGAGGTCGTCTCCGCCGATCTCACCGAGCAGGGCGATCGCGAGATCCTCAACTACGGTCACACGCTCGGCCACGCGATCGAGCGCAACGAGCGCTACCAGTGGCGTCACGGAGCGGCGGTCTCCGTCGGCATGATGTTCGCCGCGGAGCTCTCGCACCTGGCCGGCAAGCTCTCGGAGGACGAGGTCGATCGCCATCGGCGCGTCCTGACCTCCCTCGGGCTTCCCATCACCTATCGGGACCGGCAGTGGCCCAAGCTCGAGGACGCGATGAAGCGCGACAAGAAGACCCGCGCGGGCCTGCTGCGGTTCGTGGTGCTCGATCGGATCGGGACTGTCTCCCGCCTCGAGGGCCCCGACCCCGCGCTGCTGCTGTCCGCCTACGCCGCCATCACGGCAGACTGA
- a CDS encoding cyclase family protein: MTLADLTHPIFPGMTMHPGLPGPRTADHLGFDDSRGHYAPGTEFRIARVEMITSTGTYLDAPQHRYRDGEDVGNLPLERVVDIPCLVVEAPGPAIGAEDLPAAVDGCAVLVRTGWDRHWGTEEYTAGENPHLTAEAADHLADAGALLVGIDSVNIDGTTVPERPVHTRLLAAGVLIVENLTNLAAVPPSGARFSAVPLPVAGMPSFPVRAFARRP, from the coding sequence ATGACCCTGGCCGACCTCACCCACCCGATCTTCCCCGGCATGACGATGCACCCGGGGCTTCCCGGCCCCCGGACCGCGGACCACCTCGGCTTCGACGACTCCCGGGGCCATTACGCACCGGGCACGGAGTTCCGCATCGCCCGGGTCGAGATGATCACGAGCACAGGCACCTATCTCGATGCACCGCAGCACCGGTACCGGGACGGCGAGGACGTCGGGAACCTCCCCCTCGAGCGCGTCGTGGACATCCCGTGCCTCGTGGTCGAGGCGCCGGGGCCGGCGATCGGCGCCGAGGACCTGCCCGCCGCGGTCGATGGCTGCGCCGTGCTGGTGCGCACCGGGTGGGACCGGCACTGGGGCACCGAGGAGTACACGGCCGGAGAGAATCCGCACCTCACCGCGGAAGCGGCGGACCACCTCGCGGACGCCGGGGCCTTGCTGGTGGGGATCGACTCGGTGAACATCGACGGGACCACCGTCCCGGAGCGTCCCGTGCACACGAGACTGCTCGCGGCGGGAGTCCTGATCGTCGAGAACCTCACGAATCTGGCGGCGGTGCCGCCGTCCGGTGCCCGGTTCTCGGCGGTCCCGCTGCCCGTGGCGGGAATGCCCTCGTTCCCCGTCCGCGCCTTCGCGCGCCGGCCCTGA
- the aroD gene encoding type I 3-dehydroquinate dehydratase: MTDIVPRTATVRGIELGRARPEIIVPLVGEDHEEVLAQAGAAAATPARILEWRIDRFRPDLEDAEEHREAVLATLPTLRATLGPDRALLATLRTAAEGGGRRIRDLDLALLLEALMGSRRAGTQSQVDLIDVETSRSPEMVSRVIATAHGNGVVVVGSSHDLEGTAGEEELIEQLRAQRRLGADVPKIAVTPHDARDVLTLMSASLTVAADGEGPHIAIAMGSLGVVSRVSAETFGSAATFAAVGRSSAPGQLEADDVSRMLELLRP, encoded by the coding sequence GTGACAGACATCGTCCCGAGAACCGCGACGGTCCGTGGGATCGAGCTGGGCAGGGCCCGGCCCGAGATCATCGTGCCGCTGGTGGGCGAGGACCATGAGGAGGTGCTGGCGCAGGCCGGGGCGGCGGCCGCGACCCCTGCCCGCATCCTCGAGTGGCGGATCGACCGCTTCCGCCCGGACCTCGAGGATGCGGAGGAGCACCGCGAGGCGGTGCTGGCCACCCTGCCGACGCTGCGCGCGACCCTCGGTCCGGACCGGGCGCTCCTGGCCACGCTGCGCACCGCCGCCGAGGGCGGCGGCCGCCGGATCCGCGACCTCGATCTCGCTCTCCTGCTGGAAGCCCTGATGGGTTCCCGGCGTGCCGGGACCCAGTCCCAGGTCGACCTGATCGACGTGGAGACCTCCCGGTCCCCGGAGATGGTTTCGCGGGTGATCGCGACCGCGCACGGCAACGGTGTGGTCGTCGTCGGCTCCTCTCACGACCTCGAGGGGACTGCGGGGGAGGAAGAGCTGATCGAGCAGCTGCGGGCGCAGCGGCGGCTGGGGGCTGACGTCCCGAAGATCGCCGTGACCCCGCACGACGCGCGCGACGTGCTGACCCTGATGTCGGCGAGCCTCACGGTCGCCGCGGACGGCGAGGGCCCGCACATCGCGATCGCCATGGGCTCGCTCGGCGTGGTCAGCAGGGTCTCGGCCGAGACCTTCGGCAGCGCCGCGACCTTCGCGGCCGTCGGTCGCAGCTCCGCTCCCGGGCAGCTCGAGGCCGACGACGTCTCCCGGATGCTGGAGCTCCTGCGCCCCTGA
- a CDS encoding GNAT family N-acetyltransferase, which produces MTITVEPLRVEDAGAMVAAEDEETIRRLTGGRSTIEGTREYVRRLAENALAGSTKRAFTIRVDGECVGSIDHDADPQDGIGPGDVNIAYVLAPWLRGRGITARAVELLCAELSRRGAGERAVIRCEADNLASVRVAEKAGFAYVRDVLGTSEDDERSSPVRHRVYVRAL; this is translated from the coding sequence ATGACGATCACCGTGGAACCCCTCCGAGTCGAGGACGCCGGGGCGATGGTCGCCGCGGAGGACGAGGAGACGATCCGCCGGCTCACCGGAGGGCGCAGCACGATCGAGGGCACGCGCGAGTACGTGCGTCGCCTCGCGGAGAACGCCCTCGCCGGCAGCACCAAGCGCGCCTTCACGATCCGGGTCGACGGCGAGTGCGTGGGCTCGATCGACCACGACGCCGACCCGCAGGACGGCATCGGGCCCGGTGACGTGAACATCGCCTACGTCCTCGCCCCGTGGCTGCGAGGACGCGGGATCACCGCCCGTGCCGTCGAGCTGCTCTGCGCCGAGCTGAGTAGGCGGGGTGCGGGGGAGCGCGCCGTGATCCGCTGCGAGGCCGACAACCTCGCTTCGGTGCGGGTCGCCGAGAAGGCCGGATTCGCCTACGTGCGGGACGTGCTCGGTACCAGCGAGGACGACGAGCGCAGCAGTCCCGTGCGCCACCGCGTGTACGTCCGGGCGCTCTGA
- the coaE gene encoding dephospho-CoA kinase (Dephospho-CoA kinase (CoaE) performs the final step in coenzyme A biosynthesis.) produces the protein MRPATSPSLLRLGLTGGIGSGKSTVAAFWRAAGHRVIDLDAHSRAVLDVPGDGVEEAVSRFGERLRTPAGTIDRAALASIVFADPAARDDLEHIVLGRVDRAVAEQELEAVAAGERLVIHDSPLLLEKRLEADYQAVIAVLARREDRIDRVVRDRGKDRAYVESIMAAQVTDLERIRRADRLVLNTSGREILGRRAEHALAVVTAGLVDSAVR, from the coding sequence ATGAGACCGGCCACCTCCCCGTCCCTGTTGCGACTCGGCCTGACCGGCGGCATCGGCTCCGGGAAGTCCACGGTCGCGGCGTTCTGGCGGGCGGCGGGGCACCGGGTGATCGACCTCGACGCCCACTCCCGAGCGGTCCTCGACGTGCCGGGCGACGGGGTCGAGGAGGCCGTCTCCCGCTTCGGCGAGCGGCTGCGCACCCCGGCGGGGACCATCGACCGCGCCGCCCTGGCGTCGATCGTCTTCGCCGATCCTGCGGCCCGCGACGATCTCGAGCACATCGTGCTGGGCCGGGTCGATCGTGCGGTCGCCGAGCAGGAGCTGGAGGCGGTCGCGGCGGGGGAGCGCCTCGTGATCCACGACAGCCCGCTGCTGCTGGAGAAGCGCCTGGAGGCCGACTACCAGGCGGTCATCGCCGTGCTCGCCCGACGCGAGGACCGCATCGACCGGGTGGTGCGGGACCGCGGCAAGGACCGTGCCTATGTCGAGTCGATCATGGCCGCCCAGGTCACCGACCTCGAACGGATCCGTCGCGCGGATCGACTGGTGCTGAACACGTCCGGGCGCGAGATCCTGGGCCGCCGCGCCGAGCACGCCCTGGCCGTCGTGACCGCGGGCCTCGTGGATTCCGCCGTGCGCTGA
- the uvrB gene encoding excinuclease ABC subunit UvrB, with amino-acid sequence MRPVTDLVRAEHPFEVVSDYNPSGDQPTAIADLTRRLEGGEQDVVLLGATGTGKSATTAWLIEQVQRPTLVMAHNKTLAAQLASEFRELLPHNAVEYFVSYYDYYQPEAYVPQSDTYIEKDSSVNAEVERLRHSATNSLLTRRDVVVVSSVSCIYGLGTPQEYVDRMVQLSRGQQLDRDELLTRFVDMQYDRNDVAFERGTFRVRGDTVEIIPMYEELAIRIEFFGDEIDALYTLHPMTGEVIRGEDHIHIFPASHYVAGPERLSRAIGTIEVELAERLEELEAQNKLLEAQRLRMRTTHDLEMLRQMGSTNGVENYSRHLDGREPGTAPNTLMDYFPEDFLLVIDESHVTVPQIGAMFEGDRSRKRTLVDFGFRLPSALDNRPLTFAEFTERTGQTVYLSATPADYELGRADGYVEQIIRPTGLVDPEVIVKPVKGQIDDLREEIDARVQRDERVLVTTLTKRMAEDLTDFLLENGVRVQYLHSDVDTLRRIELLRSLRAGEFDVLVGINLLREGLDLPEVSLVAILDADKEGFLRSRTSLIQTIGRAARNVSGQVHMYADTVTDSMESAIEETNRRREKQIAFNEANGIDPTPLRKRIADVTDMLAREDIDTDTLMATDYRSGKEKVSRDRARANAVDAVSGRTVDLGEDPVGSLTGMIDEMTAQMHQAAETLQFEQAARLRDEVQELKKELRAIQRS; translated from the coding sequence ATGCGCCCCGTCACCGATCTGGTCCGTGCCGAGCATCCCTTCGAGGTCGTCTCCGACTACAACCCTTCCGGCGATCAGCCGACCGCCATCGCCGATCTCACCCGTCGGCTCGAGGGCGGTGAGCAAGACGTGGTGCTGCTGGGCGCGACTGGCACCGGCAAATCCGCCACCACGGCCTGGTTGATCGAGCAGGTCCAGCGGCCCACGCTGGTGATGGCCCACAACAAGACCCTCGCCGCTCAGCTGGCCAGCGAGTTCCGAGAGCTGCTGCCGCACAACGCGGTGGAGTACTTCGTCTCCTACTACGACTACTACCAGCCGGAGGCGTACGTCCCGCAGTCGGACACCTACATCGAGAAGGACTCCTCGGTCAACGCCGAGGTGGAGCGGCTGCGGCACAGCGCGACCAACTCCCTGCTGACCCGTCGCGACGTGGTCGTGGTCTCCTCGGTCTCGTGCATCTACGGCCTGGGGACCCCGCAGGAGTACGTGGACCGCATGGTGCAGCTCTCCCGCGGTCAGCAGCTGGACCGCGACGAGCTGCTGACCCGTTTCGTGGACATGCAGTACGACCGCAACGACGTCGCCTTCGAGCGCGGCACCTTCCGGGTGCGCGGCGACACCGTCGAGATCATCCCCATGTACGAGGAGCTCGCGATCCGCATCGAGTTCTTCGGCGACGAGATCGACGCGCTGTACACGCTGCACCCGATGACGGGCGAGGTGATCCGCGGGGAGGACCACATCCACATCTTCCCCGCCTCCCACTACGTGGCCGGCCCCGAGCGTCTTTCCCGCGCCATCGGCACCATCGAGGTCGAGCTCGCCGAGCGGCTCGAGGAGCTCGAGGCCCAGAACAAGCTGCTCGAGGCGCAGCGGCTGCGCATGCGCACCACTCACGACCTCGAGATGCTGCGACAAATGGGCTCCACCAACGGCGTCGAGAACTACTCCCGCCACCTCGACGGGCGCGAACCCGGCACGGCGCCGAACACCCTCATGGACTACTTCCCCGAGGACTTCCTGCTGGTCATCGACGAGTCCCATGTGACCGTCCCCCAGATCGGCGCCATGTTCGAGGGTGACCGCTCTCGCAAGCGCACCCTCGTGGACTTCGGCTTCCGCCTGCCCAGCGCCCTGGACAACCGCCCGCTGACCTTCGCCGAGTTCACCGAGCGCACCGGGCAGACCGTCTATCTCTCCGCGACGCCCGCGGACTACGAGCTGGGCAGGGCCGACGGATATGTCGAGCAGATCATCCGTCCCACGGGCCTGGTGGATCCGGAGGTGATCGTCAAGCCCGTCAAGGGGCAGATCGATGATCTGCGGGAGGAGATCGACGCGCGGGTCCAGCGCGACGAGCGGGTGCTGGTGACCACGTTGACCAAGCGGATGGCCGAGGACCTCACCGACTTCCTGCTCGAGAACGGGGTGCGCGTGCAGTATCTGCACTCGGACGTCGACACCCTGCGCCGCATCGAGCTGCTGCGCTCCCTGCGTGCGGGCGAGTTCGACGTGCTGGTGGGCATCAACCTCCTGCGCGAGGGTCTGGACCTCCCCGAGGTCTCCCTGGTCGCGATCCTCGATGCGGACAAGGAGGGATTCCTGCGTTCGCGGACCTCGCTGATCCAGACCATCGGACGCGCCGCCCGCAACGTCTCCGGGCAGGTCCACATGTACGCGGACACGGTCACCGACTCGATGGAGTCCGCGATCGAGGAGACCAATCGTCGCCGCGAGAAGCAGATCGCGTTCAACGAGGCCAACGGGATCGACCCGACACCGCTGCGCAAGCGGATCGCGGACGTCACCGACATGCTGGCCCGCGAGGACATCGACACCGACACCCTGATGGCGACGGACTACCGCTCCGGCAAGGAGAAGGTCTCCCGGGACAGGGCGCGCGCCAATGCGGTCGACGCGGTCAGCGGGCGCACGGTCGACCTGGGCGAGGACCCGGTGGGTTCGCTCACCGGCATGATCGACGAGATGACCGCCCAGATGCATCAGGCCGCCGAGACCCTCCAGTTCGAGCAGGCGGCCCGGCTGCGCGACGAGGTGCAGGAGCTCAAGAAGGAGCTGCGCGCGATCCAGCGGTCCTAG
- a CDS encoding shikimate kinase: MTGPAVILLGPMGAGKTSVGRELAARLDLPFEDLDALIVGAAGRSIPDLFATDGEDGFRALEASVLESALTASSGVLALGGGAVMHPDSRQRLRGGPIVLLEIDEPVAAERLGRGHGRPMLGGGEDPMPRWRELAAERGPVYRDLARWRVDAGHGTAAAVARAITDMMGQDLLSGPEEETA, encoded by the coding sequence GTGACGGGTCCCGCGGTCATCCTGCTCGGCCCCATGGGGGCGGGCAAGACCAGCGTCGGCCGTGAGCTCGCCGCCCGGCTGGACCTCCCCTTCGAGGATCTCGACGCCTTGATCGTCGGCGCGGCGGGACGCTCCATCCCGGACCTCTTCGCCACCGACGGCGAGGATGGCTTCCGCGCGCTCGAGGCCTCGGTGCTCGAGAGCGCCCTCACCGCGAGCTCCGGCGTGCTCGCCCTCGGCGGGGGAGCGGTCATGCATCCCGACTCCCGGCAGCGGCTGCGGGGCGGCCCGATCGTGCTGCTCGAGATCGACGAGCCAGTGGCCGCCGAGCGGCTCGGCCGCGGCCACGGACGCCCGATGCTCGGCGGCGGAGAGGATCCCATGCCCCGCTGGCGAGAGCTCGCCGCGGAGCGCGGCCCCGTCTACCGTGACCTGGCGCGCTGGCGGGTCGACGCCGGGCACGGCACCGCCGCGGCCGTCGCCCGCGCCATCACCGACATGATGGGCCAGGACCTGCTGTCCGGCCCCGAGGAGGAGACCGCATGA
- a CDS encoding trimeric intracellular cation channel family protein, producing MDPLELLVTNDFLRVLDMIGVAVMGVAAGALAARLKFDAVGFAIIGIVAGLGGGLVRDLILDYGTPAAFDGPWYLACALVGSLFAFVISAEGAWWRRLVTVLDIAAMALWAATGTAKSFGYGLEPLPAILLGVTSGVGGGVIRDVLVGRIPAIFGGGPLYATGALVTAIGTWVVVALGLPSPYVLIAVGLGALLAAVASWRRWKLPAHGDWQVTMSASQLKALVRRTRRSERERVAHETGAIPVVDATVDDLAADVGFLDGEAGEYAERAFLDHDGDDIEFPQYDATGSENDTDPDDDRPQEKGRAP from the coding sequence GTGGACCCCCTCGAGCTGCTCGTGACCAACGACTTCCTGCGCGTGCTGGACATGATCGGCGTGGCCGTCATGGGCGTCGCCGCGGGCGCCCTGGCCGCCCGACTGAAGTTCGACGCGGTGGGCTTCGCGATCATCGGCATCGTCGCAGGCCTGGGCGGCGGTCTCGTGCGCGACCTGATCCTCGACTACGGCACCCCGGCGGCCTTCGACGGCCCCTGGTACCTGGCCTGTGCGCTGGTGGGCTCGCTGTTCGCCTTCGTGATCTCCGCCGAGGGCGCCTGGTGGCGCCGCCTGGTGACCGTGCTGGACATCGCGGCGATGGCGCTGTGGGCCGCGACCGGGACGGCGAAGTCCTTCGGCTACGGTCTGGAGCCCCTGCCCGCGATACTGCTCGGAGTCACCAGCGGCGTGGGCGGCGGGGTGATCCGTGACGTGCTGGTGGGGCGCATCCCCGCGATCTTCGGCGGCGGTCCTCTCTACGCGACCGGCGCGCTGGTCACGGCCATCGGCACCTGGGTGGTCGTCGCGCTCGGCCTGCCCTCGCCCTACGTGCTGATCGCAGTGGGCCTCGGGGCGCTCCTCGCCGCGGTCGCCTCGTGGCGGCGGTGGAAGCTGCCCGCGCACGGCGACTGGCAGGTGACGATGTCCGCCTCCCAGCTGAAAGCGCTGGTGCGTCGCACCCGTCGCTCCGAGCGGGAGCGGGTGGCGCACGAGACCGGCGCGATCCCGGTGGTCGATGCCACCGTCGACGACCTCGCCGCCGACGTCGGCTTCCTGGACGGTGAGGCCGGCGAGTACGCCGAGCGCGCCTTCCTCGACCACGACGGCGACGACATCGAATTCCCGCAGTACGACGCGACGGGTTCCGAGAACGATACTGACCCCGATGACGACCGACCGCAGGAGAAGGGACGCGCACCATGA
- the aroC gene encoding chorismate synthase produces MLRWLTAGESHGPSLISLLDGVPAGVELTSDDLKAALARRRLGHGRGSRQKFEQDVLRIHSGLRHGRTLGSPLAIEIANSEWPKWEKVMSADPVPREDLLVDAGTGDEREIARNRPLTRPRPGHADLSGMLKYGFGEARPILERASARETAARVVAGRVASAILEQAAGIRLVSHTLAVGTVRVPDEAPLPAPGDDAALDADPLRCFDPGTSSAMVAEVDAAKSDGDTLGGVVEVLAYGVPVGLGSHTQWDRKLDGRLAQALMSIQAMKGVEIGDGFATAARRGSAAHDEILAAEQAVGATSVPRGSNRAGGLEGGMSNGQVIRVRGALKPISTVPRALRTIDVASGEQTTANHQRSDVCAVAPAAVIAEAVVALTLVDALLEKTGGDSVEEIRAHLEETVSLQSRIVGGGTGGAP; encoded by the coding sequence ATGTTGCGCTGGCTCACGGCCGGGGAGTCCCACGGCCCCTCCCTCATCTCCCTGCTCGACGGCGTCCCCGCCGGGGTCGAGCTGACCAGTGACGATCTGAAGGCGGCGCTGGCCCGCCGTCGTCTCGGACACGGCCGCGGCAGCCGTCAGAAGTTCGAACAGGACGTGCTGAGGATCCACAGCGGGCTCCGTCACGGACGCACTCTCGGCTCGCCGTTGGCGATCGAGATCGCCAACTCGGAATGGCCGAAGTGGGAGAAGGTCATGAGCGCGGACCCGGTGCCGCGGGAGGACCTCCTGGTCGATGCCGGCACCGGCGACGAGCGCGAGATCGCCCGCAATCGCCCCCTGACCCGTCCCCGGCCCGGCCACGCCGATCTGTCCGGGATGCTGAAGTACGGCTTCGGCGAGGCCCGCCCGATCCTCGAGCGCGCGAGCGCCCGCGAGACCGCGGCGCGGGTGGTCGCAGGCCGTGTCGCGAGCGCCATCCTGGAGCAGGCCGCCGGGATCCGCCTGGTCTCCCACACCCTCGCCGTCGGCACCGTCCGCGTGCCCGATGAGGCGCCCCTGCCCGCTCCGGGCGACGACGCCGCACTGGACGCCGACCCGCTGCGCTGCTTCGATCCCGGGACCTCTTCGGCGATGGTCGCAGAGGTCGATGCGGCCAAGTCCGACGGCGACACGCTCGGCGGTGTGGTCGAGGTCCTCGCCTACGGCGTCCCCGTGGGGCTGGGCTCCCACACCCAGTGGGACCGCAAGCTCGACGGCCGTCTCGCCCAGGCGCTGATGTCCATCCAGGCCATGAAGGGTGTGGAGATCGGGGACGGTTTCGCCACCGCCGCCCGCCGCGGCTCTGCCGCCCACGACGAGATCCTCGCCGCCGAGCAGGCGGTCGGCGCCACGTCGGTCCCGCGCGGCAGCAACCGCGCCGGCGGCCTCGAGGGCGGCATGAGCAACGGTCAGGTGATCCGTGTGCGCGGCGCCCTGAAGCCGATCTCCACGGTGCCCCGTGCTCTGCGCACCATCGACGTCGCCTCCGGCGAGCAGACCACCGCGAACCATCAGCGCTCGGACGTGTGCGCCGTGGCGCCCGCTGCCGTCATCGCCGAGGCCGTGGTCGCCCTCACCCTCGTGGACGCCCTGCTCGAGAAGACCGGCGGAGACAGCGTCGAGGAGATCCGGGCTCATCTCGAGGAGACCGTCTCGCTGCAGTCGCGGATCGTGGGCGGCGGCACGGGCGGGGCCCCGTGA